The sequence below is a genomic window from Thiovulum sp. ES.
ATTGTTGATACTGCGGGAATTCGTGAAAGTTCTGATTTTGTTGAAAAAATCGGTATTGAAAGAAGTCTAAAAGCAGTGGAAGAGAGTGATTTTGTCTTAGCTATTTTTGACTCTTCGCGGAAATTAGATGGTGAAGATACTAAAATTTTAGAAATTCTGAAAAAATTCCAAAATGAAAAATCGATTTTGGTTATTTTAAATAAAAGTGATTTAGAACAAAAAATTGATGAAATCCAAAATTTCCCTAATATTCTTATTTCAGCAAAAAATGGAAATAGCGATGAGGTTCATTCACAAATTGAAACCACACTGAATTCGTTAAATTCTTCTTCTGAAAGCGGAACTATTCTTTCTTCAATTCGCCAAATAAATGCAGTTGAAAAAACTTTAGATGCAATTCAAGAAAGCAAGGAATCTTTGGAATTTGGCGAACTTGAAATTTTTTCATTTAAAATTGAAGAGGCAATTAGAGAAATTTCATCAATCTCAAAACCATATGAATATGGAGAGATGCTTGATGAAATGTTTGGAAATTTCTGTTTAGGAAAATAGAACTTTAATTGTTTGAATTTTAAAGCCAGTATGGTTTATTAAAGACATCATCGCTTGGCTCAATTCCATCAATTAAAGACTTTGAAACTTGGTGAGAATAGTGTGTGGTAACAGGCAAAGAAATATCTGTGTAAGAGCTAAAATTCATGTAAGTCAAATCAAAAAGATCTTTTAAAACTTTTTGGAAATCCATTGGAGAATCATTCAATGGAATATATTCAATTTTGAGAGGTTTTTTTGTCCCAATTTTACTATCTGATGTAACAAGAATTGCCTTATTTTCCGCATATTTTAAATAAATGCCTTTTTCTGGGTTTTTTGCATTATTTTGAGAAACATCAAAAATTCTGGTAGTGTGGTGTTTTGTAATATAAACAATATGGGCTTTTATGTCGTTCAATTCAAAATACTCTTTCAGTAATTTAATCTCATTGACTTTATTACTTCCATCACGATGAATGACAATTTTTTTTCCTTGAAATTTCTCTTTATTGAAAATTTTGGAAACCTCATCGGCACGAATGATTTCACCTTCAAGATTGATTTTTTTTGTCGCTAAAAATTTTCCTCTTTCTGAAAAAAAATAAATTCCACCTGAAACATTTTGAACATTTCCATTAGATTTAATTTTCCGAGAAACATCAAATCCAATAAAATAATCAACATCTTTCTCTTTATTGTTTAAAAGATAGAGTGTGTCTCCATATTTTGCAACAATTCCAAACACAATATTTATAAATTTTGCTTGATTATCATTTGTATTATTCAATTTTAAAAATTGAGTCGGAAAACCTTTTTGTAAAGAGACTCGTTTAATATATTTACGAATAGAATTGTAGTTTTTGCTTTTTTCACAATGAATTACAAGGGGAAGAAAATTCTCTTCTTGAAATTTTGATTTCAAATTATCAATAAAAGAGTCTGTTTTTTTCTCAAGTTCTAAGTTTGAAATATCTTCTGGTAGTTGAACAGAAGTGAATTGTATATTTGTTTTTAAATTATATTCTCCAAATCTGTTTTCCAATGTATTTTTTAAGTTTTGAGGATTTAATCTTCCTGTTGTGTCTAAAATATAAATATTGTAAATTTGGGAACTCTCAAAAAATCCATTTTGTCTAATTGCATTTGGAATTGAAAATGGATTATTTTTTGAAATAGTTCGACCTGAACCAATTTGAAAACTTGGAATTTCTAGTTTTTTAAACTCATTAAAAGGTTTCAATTGAATTCCCTCTTTTTGTAAAACTG
It includes:
- a CDS encoding piwi/argonaute domain protein (PFAM: Piwi domain) translates to MWSAVDPKKIESTKNYLISKQSNRLKEISNIPETKFLYVDWNGNIYFPQFLRKLAKVENDDSSSLAKLTPDERRSILSREWQNLITPVLQKEGIQLKPFNEFKKLEIPSFQIGSGRTISKNNPFSIPNAIRQNGFFESSQIYNIYILDTTGRLNPQNLKNTLENRFGEYNLKTNIQFTSVQLPEDISNLELEKKTDSFIDNLKSKFQEENFLPLVIHCEKSKNYNSIRKYIKRVSLQKGFPTQFLKLNNTNDNQAKFINIVFGIVAKYGDTLYLLNNKEKDVDYFIGFDVSRKIKSNGNVQNVSGGIYFFSERGKFLATKKINLEGEIIRADEVSKIFNKEKFQGKKIVIHRDGSNKVNEIKLLKEYFELNDIKAHIVYITKHHTTRIFDVSQNNAKNPEKGIYLKYAENKAILVTSDSKIGTKKPLKIEYIPLNDSPMDFQKVLKDLFDLTYMNFSSYTDISLPVTTHYSHQVSKSLIDGIEPSDDVFNKPYWL